Within the Burkholderia ubonensis genome, the region TGCTGCTTCGCGACGTTGATGCGTGCGCCTTCGGTCTTGCGTGCTTCGGGATCGAGCTTGCCGAGGCCCTTCAGCAACTCGGTCAGCGCACCCGACTTGCCGAGGAAGCGGGCTTTCTCGTTTTCGAGCGTGGTGATGTCGGCAGCCTGTTCGAAGGACTGCTGCGCGTCGGCGACAATCTGGTCCAGATCCATAGATCCCATCATTTCCAACGTCATTCGGTCTTGGCGAGCGAAATCGCTCCACCAAACAAAAAAGGGGCTCGGAAGAGCCCCGTTTTCGCTGCAGCGGCCGAGACTACCGGAACATCGCTGCAACTAACCACGCAGTGCTAATTTCGCAATTAGGCTGCAACGGCGGCTTTCACCTGCTTGACGATCGCAGCAAAAGCAGCCTTGTCGAACACCGCCATGTCGGCCAGCACCTTACGGTCGAGTTCGATCGACGCCTTCTTCAGGCCGTTGATGAACACGCTGTAGGTCATGTCGTGCTGGCGAACTGCCGCGTTGATACGCGTGATCCACAGTGCGCGGAACACACGCTTCTTGTTGCGGCGATCGCGGTACGCGTACTGGCCAGCGCGCATCACCGCCTGCTTGGCGATGCGGTAGACGTTATTGCGGCGGCCGCGATAACCCTTGGCCAGGTTGATGATCTTCTTGTGACGGGCCCGTGCGGTTACCCCACGTTTGACTCGAGGCATGTTTCTCTCCTTTGAGTATCGATTGAGGGGTTACGCGAACGGAAGCATCGCGCGGACGGAGTTCAGATCGGAATCATGAACTGCCGTGGCGCCGCGCAGGTGACGCTTGTTCTTCGTGGTTTTCTTGGTCAGGATGTGGCGCTTGAAGGCTTGACCGCGCTTGACGGTACCGCCCGGACGCACCACGAAGCGCTTTGCAGCGCTCTTCTTGGTCTTCATCTTAGGCATGACGAACAACTCCAGTTTATTAGATGGCGATGGGTGTGCGGTTGGCTTGCGCCCTTGACCCGCCCTTCGAAACCCAGTCCACTTGTGTACGGCGAACCGCTTGCGCAGCCGCCGTCATCGTTGGCGCGCCGCCCTGACCGGGCCACGCGCCGAACCACTTCGAAACCCGCGCGCGCGTCGCGCGCCGGCCCGTTACTTCTTTTTCTTCGGCGAGAGCACCATGATCATCTGGCGCCCTTCCATCTTCGGCATCTGCTCGACCTGGCCGACTTCCTCGAGATCCGTGCGCAGACGCTCGAGCATCCGCATGCCGATCTCCTGGTGAGCCATTTCGCGGCCGCGGAAACGCAACGTGATCTTCGTCTTGTCGCCTTCCTCGAGGAAGCGCACGAGGTTACGCAGCTTGACGTTGTAATCCCCGTCATCGGTACCCGGGCGGAACTTGACTTCCTTGACCTGGATGACCTTCTGCTTCAGCTTCGCTTCGTGCTGCTTCTTGGATTCCTGGTACTTGAACTTGCCGTAATCCATCAGACGGCAAACCGGGGGAACCGCCTGCGGCGCGATTTCCACCAGGTCAACATCCAGTTCTTCCGATTTACGGAAAGCATCAGCGAGTTTTACGATACCGAGCGGTTCGTTCTCGATCCCGACCAGACGCACTTCCGGCGCAGTGATTTCACCGTTGATGCGATGCGACGACTTATCAGTAGCGATGTTACGTTTCCTCTAAAAATTAAAAAAACGAGCCGCGCTGCCAGGGCGGTTACTTGAACGAGCGCAGGTCTTCCTGCAGACGCTCAACGAAGGCTTCGACCGGCATCACGCCAAGATCGACGCCGCCACGGGCACGCACGGCTACCGTTTGCGCATCACGCTCCTTGTCGCCCACGACGAGCAGATAAGGCACCTTTTCCAGCGTGTGCTCGCGTATTTTATAGCTAATCTTCTCGTTGCGCAAATCGGCCGCCGCCCTAACCCCTTGTTTTTGCAACGTTTGGGCTAAAGATTGCGCATATTCGGCCTGACTTTCGGCGATATTGAGCACAATTGCCTGGAACGGCGCGAGCCAGACCGGCATTGCACCAGCGTGGTGCTCGATCAGGATGCCGAGGAAACGCTCCATCGAGCCGACGATTGCCCGGTGCAGCATCACCGGCCGGCGGCGGCTGTTGTCTTCCGCGACGTACTCGGCGCCCAGGCGCTCAGGCAGCACCATGTCGAGCTGCAGCGTACCGCACTGCCACGAGCGGCCGAGCGCATCCTTGATGTGGTACTCGATCTTCGGGCCGTAGAACGCACCCTCGCCCGGCAGCTCTTCCCACGTGAGGCCGCAGGCCGTCAGCGCGTCGCGCAGGCCCTGCTCGGCGCGATCCCACGTCTCGTCCGTGCCCGCGCGCTGGTCAGGGCGCAGCGACAGCTTGATGTCGATGTGATCGAAGCCGAAATCCTTGTACACGCTCATCGCGAGCGTGTTGAACGCGATCGATTCCGAGATGAACTGATCTTCGGTACAGAAGATGTGCGCATCGTCCTGCACGAAGCCGCGCACGCGCATCAGGCCGTGCAGCGCGCCCGACGCCTCGTTGCGGTGGCACGAGCCGAATTCGGCGTAGCGCAGCGGCAGGTCGCGGTACGAGCGCAGGCCGTGCTTGAACACCTGGACGTGCCCCGGGCAGTTCATCGGCTTGATCGCGTAGTCTCGCTTCTCCGACTCCGTCGTGAACATGTTCTCGCGGTAGTTCTGCCAGTGGCCGGACGCCTCCCACAGCGAGCGGTCCATGATCATCGGCGTCTTGATCTCGAGGTAGCCGGCCTCGTTCACGCGGCGGCGCATGTACTGCTCGACCTGCTGCCACAGCGCCCAGCCCTTCGGGTGCCAGAACACCATGCCCGGCGACTCTTCCTGCATGTGGAACAGGTCGAGCTGCTTGCCGAGCTTGCGGTGGTCGCGCTTTTCCGCTTCCTCGAGCATGTGCAGGTACTGGTCCTGATCTTCCTTCTTCGTCCAGGCCGTGCCGTAGATGCGCTGCAGCTGCTCGTTCTTCGAGTCGCCGCGCCAGTACGCGCCCGCGACCTTCATCAGCTTGAAGACCTTCAGCTTGCCCGTCGACGGCACGTGCGGGCCTCGGCACAGGTCCGTGAAGCCGCCGTGCGAATACAGCTTGATCTCGTCGCTTTGCGGAATCGACTCGATGATCTCGGCCTTGTACTTCTCGCCGATGCTGCGGAAGTACCCCGCCGCCTCGTCGCGCGACACGACGCGGCGCGTCACGGGCTCGTCCTTCTTCGCGATCTCCTGCATGCGCTTTTCGATCTTTTCCAGATCTTCCGGCGTGAACGGCCGGTGGTACGAGAAGTCGTAGTAGAAGCCGTTGTCGATCACCGGCCCGATCGTCACCTGCGCGTCCGGATACAGCTCCTTGACCGCATAGGCAAGCAAGTGCGCCGTCGAGTGGCGGATGATGTCGAGACCGTCAGCGTCCTTGTCCGTGACGATCGCGAGCGACGCGTCGCGGTCGATCACCGCGGACGTATCCACGAGTTCGCCGTCGAGCTTGCCGCCGAGCGCAGCCTTTGCGAGACCGGGACCAATCGAGGCCGCCACTTCGGCGACCGTCACCGGATGCTCGTATTGTCGAACTGAGCCGTCAGGCAAGCGTATCGAAACCATAGCAATCTCCGTGATGCCGTCAGTGGGCGGCAGACCAAGCACGCGATGAAAGTCACGCGCGAAATTTTCGCGACAAAAAAAATGCGGCCCCGCTTTCGAGGGGCCGCATTCGATACTTCACTCAAACCGCAAGGGCGAAAACGTTCCTCGACTAGCGTCGCTCCGAAGTGGTTTCGGTCAACGTTCGCGGTGTCATAACCGTATTCGCCTTGTACGCGTTGAGTTTTTACTGCTTCGAACATCCGAAAACCGGATGCTCCTGTTCGTTGGTAGGCTCGATTGGACTCGAACCAACGACCCCCACCATGTCAAGGTGGTGCTCTAACCAGCTGAGCTACGAGCCTGAAGAAGCTGAAATTATATGGAGCTGTAATTCACTTGGCAAGTGTTTTTATGCAATCGCAGCAAAATAATACCGATCCGGCCCCGGCATCACGCCTTCCGGCCCGCCCGGACGACGCCCTGCACCTCGCCGAGCAGCGTGCACGCGCGCTGCACCTGCGCCGAGTTCGAGATCTCCACCGTGAACTGCATGAATGCCGCATTGCGGCGAGTCTGCGTCTTCACGCCGACGACGTTGAGCTTCTCGCGCGCGAACACTTCGGAGATGTCGCGCAGCAGCCCCTGCCGGTCGGTCGCCTCGATCATCAGGTCGACCGGATAGACCGACGCGCCGCGGCCGCCCAGCACGTCGGCGGACCAGGTGGTCTGCAGCACGCGCTCCGGCGCCCGCTCCGCCATCCGGCGGAACGTCGCGCAATCGCTGCGATGGATCGACATCCCCTTGCCGCGCGTGACGAAGCCGCTGATCGGATCGGGCGGCGCGGGCCGGCAGCAGCGTGCGAGCTGCGTCAGCAGCGCATCGACGCCGACCACCAGCACGCCGGTCGACGCGCCGTGCGCGACGCTCGCGCCGCTGCTGCGCTTCTCGAAATCGGCAGGCGCCTCGGGCGCGGGTTCGGGCGGCGGCGCATCGGACAGCGCCTGCTCGACGTTGCGCAGGCTGAACTCCTCCTTGCCGACGACCGAGAACAGCTCGTCGGGCGTCTTGAAGCCGAGCTTCGCCGCCAGGTTGTCGAGATTGACCGAAGTCCTGCCTTCGCGCTGCAGCGTTTTTTCGACGAGCGCGCGGCCGTGCGCGATGTTCTCTTCGTGCTCGATCGCGTTGAACCACGCGCGCACCTTCTGCCGCGCGCGCGGGCTCTTCAGGTAGCCGAGCTGCGCATTCAGCCAGTCGCGCGACGGCCCGCCCTCCTTCACCGCGACGATCTCGACCGTCTGGCCGTTCGCGAGCGGCGTGTTGAGCGGCACCATCGCGCCGTCGACGCGCGCGCCGCGGCAGCGGTGGCCCAGCTCGCTGTGCAGGTGATACGCGAAATCCACCGGCGTCGCGCCCTGCGGCAGCGCGATCACGCGCGCCTGCGGCGTCAGCACGTAGATGTGGTCGTCGTCGAGCGTCGTCTCGCGCAGCTGCGCCCATGCCTTGCCTCCGGCCGCGCCCCCGCCGTCCTCGACATCGTCCTTCCACGCGAGCAGCTGGCGCAGCCAGGCGATCTTCTCGTCGTATTTGTCGCTCGCGGAGAACTGGCCGCCGTAGCCGCGCGCGCCGGCCTCCTTGTAGCGCCAGTGCGCGGCGACGCCGTATTCCGCGAAGCTGTGCATCTCGTGCGTGCGGATCTGCACTTCGAACGCGCGCCCGTCGTCGCCGATCACGACCGTGTGCAGCGACTTGTAGCCGTTCGGCTTCGGACGCGAGATGTAGTCGTCGAACTCCTTCGGCACCGGCTGCCACAGGTGATGCACGATGCCGAGCACCGTGTAGCAATCCTTGATGTCCGGCACGATCACGCGGAACGCGCGCACGTCGTACAGCTCGGAGAAGTCGAGCTCCTTGCCGCGCATCTTGCGCCAGATGCTGTAGATGTGCTTCGGCCGGCCGCTCACCTCGGCCTGGATGTGTGCGGCCGCCAGCTCGCGCTGCAGGCGCCCGATCGCCTCCGCGACATACGCCTCGCGCTCGACGCGCTTCTCGTCGAGCAGTTTCGCGATCCGCTTGTACGTGACCGGATCCTCGAAGCGGAACGCCAGATCTTCCAGCTCCCATTTCAGCTGCCAGATGCCGAGGCGGTTCGCGAGCGGCGCGTAGATCTCGAGCGTTTCGCGCGCGACGTCCGGCGGCGGCGCGACCTTCGCGGCCGCGTAGTAGCGCAGCGACTGCAGCCGCGACGCGAGCCGGATCAGCACCACGCGGATGTCCTGCGCAAACGCGAGCAGCATCTTGCGCAGCGCCTCGATCTGCGCGCGGCGCTCGGCCGCGGCGTCGCGTCCGGCCTCCGGCGCCGCGTTCTGGGCGACACGCAGGCTGACCGTGCCGAGCCGCAGCAGCTTGCGCACGTCGGACACGAGGCGTGCGACTTCGTCGCCGAACCGTGCGGCAAGCTCGCGCTCCGGATCGTTCAGGTGCGGCGTCAGCGCAAACAGCGCCGCCGCCTGCACCGCGGGTGGATCGACGTTCAGCTTGCCCATGATCGACGCCGTGCCGGCCGCGTGGTCGGCGAGCAGCTCGCCCGACGACAGGCGCGCGTCGCCCGCATGCTCGCGCACGAACGCGAGCACGTCGTCGAACGACGGCGACGCGGCGGAGGAAGCGGAAACGGTATCGGCGGTCATCATGCAGCCCGGTGAAGCATGGTCGTCAGCGACGACACTCGGTTCAGGTCAGCTCCGCTGCGCAGCAACGACGACGATTTCGACGAGCAGCGCGGGATCCGCGAGCTTCGCCTCGACGGTGGCGCGCGGCGGCGTGTTGCCCGGCGCGACCCATGCGTCCCACTCTTCGTTCATGCCCGCGAAGTTCGCCAGATCGGAAATATAGATCTGCACCGACAGCAGATGCGCCTTGTCGCTGTTCGCCTCCGCGAGCAGGCGGTCGATGTGGCCGAGCACTTCGCGCGTCTGGCCCTTGATGTCCTGGGTCGTGTCTTCGGCGATCTGGCCGGCAAGGTACACGGTGCCGTTGTGAATCGCGATTTCGGAAAGACGGGCGCCGACGTGGTGACGAGTAACTGCCATGGAATGTTCCGCTTGAAAGAATGGATGATTCGCCCGGCGGCACGGCCCGCGCCGCCGAACCATATATTATGACGCGGTTGCGCCCTCTTCGAGGAAAAACCCGCGCGCGAGCGCGATCTGGTCCGCGCTCATGAACGCCGGCGCATGGCCAACGCCGGCAATTTCCGCGTGCGACACATGCCGGCCGCGCCGCGTCATTTCCGCGACCGTCTCGCGCGACAGCAGATCGGACGCCGCGCCGCGCACGACGAGCAGCGTCGCGTCCGTCGTTTCGATCGCGCGCCACAGCGCGGCCTCGCCAAGCGCGGCCAGCTCGGGCGTCGTCGCCTTGAACGGCTCCGCGATCCGCGGGTCGTAGCGGATCGTCCAACCGCCTTCGGGCAGCTCGCGCAGCAGCGGTGCGTTGATCTCGCGCCATTCGTCGCCGGTGAGCGCGCCGAACGGCAGCGACAGCGACGTCAGGTAATCGATGCCTTCCTGCTCGGTCGCGAAGCGCGGCTGCACGCCCAGATATTCGCCGATGCGCGTGAGCGAATCCGGCTCGATCCGCGGGCCGACGTCGTTGACGATCATCCGCCGCACCGGCGAGCCCGGCAGCCCCGCAAGCGCGAGCCCGATCAGGCCGCCCATCGACGTGCCGAACCAGTCGACCGATTCGACGTCGAGGCGCGCGATCAGCGTAACCATGTCGGCCACGTATTGCGGAATCGCGTAGAGCCGCGGATCCGCGAGCCAGTCCGAGCGGCCGCGCCCGACGACGTCCGGGCACACGACGCGATACGTATCGGCAAGCGCCGCGGCGAGCCGGTCGAAATCACGCCCCGAGCGGGTCAGCCCGTGCACGCAGACCAGCACGCGCGGATTGGCGGGATCGCCCCATTCGGTGTACGCGACGTGGTGAAGGCCGGCAGCGCTCGCGCACTGCACGCGCCGCTGGCGGGGAACCGGTGGATTCGCTGAAATGATGGGCATCGTGGGCATCCTGTCGAGCGCGGGCGGCGCGTGCCGGCCGGTGCGATCGATTGTAAACCGCTTCGCCGCGGCGGCGCGTCGCGCAAGCCGCGACCCTCGCGCGCATCGCTCGCCCCGCCTCGGCTCACGCGCCGGGCTGCCACGCGTCGCGCAACTGCTCGCGCAGGAACTCGACGAAGGCGCGCACGCGCAACGGCACGTGCCGCCCGCCCGGATACACGGCGTGCAACGGCGCGGCCGGCGCCGCGAACGCCGGCAGCACGCGCACGAGCGTGCCGGCGTCGAAATCGGCGTCGACGTCCCAGATCGATTTCAGCGCGATGCCCGCGCCTTCGAGCGCGAACGACCGGGCCGCCCCGCCGTCGTTGGTGAGCAGCGCGGCCGTGACGTCGACGGCCACGCTGCCGTTGGCGCCGTCGAACCGCCATTCGGTGCGCGGCTGATCGCCGAGCACGATGCATCGGTGTGCCCGCAGGTCGGCCGGATGGGCCGGCAGCCCGTGCGTCGCGACGTAGCTCGGCGCTGCGCACAGCACGCGGCGGTTCGGCGCGAGCGCGCGCGCGATCATCGACGAGTCGGCCAGGCTGCCGATCCGCACGGCGACGTCGATCTCGTGCGCGAGCAGGTCGACGACCGAATCGGTCAGCATCAGCTGCACCGTCACCTGCGGATGCCGCCGCTGAAATTCAGCGACGAGCGGCGCAAGCCGCAGGCGGCCGAGCTCGCCCGGCGCCGTCACGCGCAGCAGGCCGCTCACCGTGCCGCGCCGATCCTGCATCAGCGCTTCGGCCTGCTCGATTTCGGCCAGGATGCGCAGCACCTGCGCGTGGAACTGCGCGCCTTCGTCGGTCAGCGTCTGCTGCCGCGTCGTGCGGTGCAGCAGGCGCACGCCGAGCCGCGACTCGAGGTGCGCGAGCCGCTTGCTGACCACCGACAGCGACAGGTCGAGTTCTCGCGCGGCCGCCGACAGGCTGCCCGCCGACACGATGCGCGCGAAGGTTTCGAGCGCCGGCAGGTCGTCGATCAGCACCACTGCCCTCGCATTTCGCTCACCTTTCCAATTTTCGAATAATCCATTCGCGATCAGCCCGTATTTACATCCAAAACGGAAACTTACCATGACCATCACGCGTTGACCCGACGCCTCTTCACGAACAGGAGAATCCGATGTCCGCCCTTTTCCCCCCGGCCGGCCGCCTGACCGTCCGCCTGCTCGCCGCCGCGCTGGTCGCGGCCGCGCTGCCGCCCACGGCTGCGCAAGCCGACGAACTCGTCACGCCGCGCGACCTGACGGTCGCCGCCGGCCTGCCCGCCGCGCAGGCAAGCGCACAGGTTCTCGCCGCGCGCCGTTACGGCACGTTCTGGGACACCGGCGACGCGGCGCTCGCCCGCGCGGCGCTCGCACCCGATTTCACCGACCGCACGCTGCCTGCCGGACGCGCCCAGGGGCTGCCGGGCCCGCTCGCCGCCTCCCGCACGATGCGCGCGGCGGTGCCGGACCTGCGTTGCGAGATCGAGCAGATGATCGTGGCCGGCGATCGCGTCGTCGTTCACCTGCATTTTCGCGGACACTTCACGGGGACCTTCAACGGCACCGCCGGGCACGGCCAGCCGGTCGACTTCATCGCGACCGACATCTACCGGATCGCGGACGGCCGCATCGCCGACAACTGGCACATCGAGGACAACCTGACGCTGATGCGCCAGCTTGGCCTCGCCAACTGAGGATGCCGCGATGACGCCCATCGATCCCTCCATGCGCCCCGGACGGCGCACGTTTCTCGCACAGGCAGGCGCCGGCGCGGGACTGGCCGCCGGCCTCGCGCTCGGCGCGGCCGCCACGCCGGCCGGCACCGCGACCGCCGGCACGGCCCCTGCCGCGCCGCACGGCGCGGGACCGTTCTGGCCCGACGGCATCCGCCTCGTGATCTCGATCTCGATGCAGTTCGAAGCGGGCGGCCAGCCGCCCAAGGGTGCGGACAGCCCGTTTCCGCCCGTCGCGTTCCCGCCATCCGTGCCCGCCGACCTCGCGTCCGGCACCTGGTTCGCGTACGGCTACCGCGAAGGCATCCCGCGCCTGCTCGATTTGTGGGACCGGCACGACGTCAAGGTCACGTCGCACATGATCGGCGAGGCGGTCCGGCATCGCCGCCCCGAGCTGGCGCGCGAGATCGTCGCGCGCGGTCACGAGGCCTCGGCGCACGGGCCGAGCTGGCGCTCGCAATTCGCGATGAACCGCGACGACGAACGGCGCTTCCTGCTCGACGCCCGCGACATGGTGGAAGCCGCGACCGGCCAGCGGCCGATCGGCTACAACTGCAACTGGCTGCGGCGCGGCCCGAACACGCTGTCGCTGCTGCAGGAACTCGGCTACGTCTATCACATCGACGACGTCAGCCGCGACGAGCCGTTCATCGAGGCGGTCAACGGACGCGACTTCGTGGTCGTGCCGTACACGCTGCGCAACAACGACATCCTGCTGATCGAGGGCCGCAATTATTCGCCGTCGATGTTCCTCGAACAGATCAAGCTCGATTTCGACCAGTTGTACGCGGAAGCCGGGCAACGGCGCCGGCTGATGTCGATCAGCGCGCACGACCGGATCAGCGGCACGCCGCAGATGGTGCGCGCGTGGGACGCGTTCCTGCGCTACGCCCGCTCGCATCCGGGCGTGGCCTTCATGCGCAAGGACGACATCGCGCGCTACGCGCTGAGCAGCCCGTCGACGCTGCGCGAAACCGAAACGATCTGAGCGACCGCCCTTTCTCATCCGAACCGACCATCATGAACGATTCACTCAATGGCAGGACAGTCCTCGTCGTCGGCGGCAGCTCCGGCATCGGCGCCGCCGCCGCGCAAGCCTTCGCGCAACGCGGCGCGACCGTGACGATCGCGTCGCGCCACCCCGAGCGGGCCGGCGCGGCGGCCGCGCCAGGCGCTGCGGTGCGCCGCGAAACGCTGGACGTCACCGATACCGCGGCCGTCGACGCGTTCTGCGCGCGGGCCGGCCAGTTCGACCACGTCGTGATCTCCGCCGCCCGGACGGCCTCCGGCCCGGTCCGGTCGCTGCCGTTCGACGACGCGCAAGCCGCGATGAACAGCAAGTTCTGGGGCGCGTATCGCGTCGCACGCGCGATCGACATCGCGCCGGGCGGCTCGCTGACGTTCGTGTCGGGTTTCCTTAGCGCAAGGCCGAGCGCGTCGTCCGTGCTGCAGGGCGCGATCAACGCGGCGCTCGAGGCGCTCGCCCGCGGCCTCGCGCTCGAACTGGCGCCGGTGCGCGTGAATACCGTGTCGCCGGGCCTGATCGCGACGCCGATGTGGGACAAGCTCGCCCCCGACGCGCGCGACGCACTGTTCGCGAACGCCGCGCAACGCCTGCCCGCCCGCCGCGTCGGCCGGCCGGAAGACGTCGCGAACGCGATCGTCTATCTGGCGACGACGCCTTACGCAACCGGCTCGACCGTGCTGGTCGACGGCGGCGGCACGATTGCGTGACGCACGCCGCGGCCGGTGGGCCGCTCATTCGCTGCGCCCGAACGACAAGCGCCCCGCATTCCGTCGGGAATGCGGGGCGCCGAAGGGTGCGCCGGACGCGCGCGACGCGCTTACGCGACCGCGCTCACGTCGAGCGGTGCGCCGGTCTTCGCCTGGATCTCGTCGACGCTGACGCCGTCGGCGAGCTCGATCACCTTGAGGCCGGCCGGCGTCACTTCGATCACGCCGAGATCGGTGATGATCAGGTCGACCACGCCGACACCCGTCAGCGGCAGGGTGCACTCCTCGAGGATCTTGTGCTGGTCGCCCTTCGCGACGTGCTCCATCAGCACGACGACGCGCTTCACGCCGGCGACGAGATCCATCGCGCCGCCCATCCCCTTGATCATCTTGCCGGGGATCATCCAGTTCGCGAGGTCGCCCTGCTTGCTGACCTGCATCGCGCCGAGGATCGCGAGGTTGATGTGGCCGCCGCGGATCATCGCGAACGAGTCGGCAGACGAGAAGATCGACGAGCCCGGCAGCGTCGTGACGGTCTGCTTGCCGGCGTTGATCAGGTCGGCGTCGACTTCGTCCTCGGTCGGCGACGGGCCGATGCCGAGCAGGCCGTTCTCCGACTGCAGCCAGACTTCGACGCCTTCCGGCACGTGGTTCGCGACGAGCGTCGGCAGGCCGATGCCGAGGTTCACGTAGAAGCCGTCCTGCAGTTCCTGCGCCGCGCGCGCGGCCATCTGGTCACGATTCCAAGCCATGTCAGTCTCCTTTCGCGCGCACGACGCGTTGTTCGATGCGTTTCTCGGGCGTCGCGTTCAGCACGAGCCGCTGCACGAAAATCCCCGGCGTGTGGATCTGGTCCGGATCGAGCTCGCCGTTCTCGACGATCTCCTCGACCTCGGCGACGGTGATCCGGCCCGCCATCGCGCACATCGGATTGAAGTTGCGCGCCGTGCGGCGATAGATCAGGTTGCCCGACTTGTCGGCCTTCCACGCCTTCACGAGCGCGACGTCGGCCGTCAGCGACGGCTCGAGCACGTAGTGGCGGTCGCCGAACTGGCGCGTTTCCTTGCCTTCCGCGATCACAGTGCCGTAGCCGGTATTGGTGAAGAACGCGGGGATGCCCGCGCCGCCCGCGCGCAGCTTCTCGGCGAGCGTGCCCTGCGGCGTGAATTCCAGCTCCAGCTCGCCCGCCAGGTATTGGCGCTCGAACTCCTTGTTCTCGCCGACATACGACGAGATCATCTTCCTGATCTGGCGCGTTTCGAGCAGCAGGCCGAGACCGAAGCCGTCGACGCCCGCGTTGTTGCTGATGCAGGTGATGCCCTTGACGCCCGAATCGCGCAACGCGCCGATCAGCGCCTCGGGAATGCCGCACAGGCCGAAGCCGCCCACCGCGAAGGTCTGTCCGTCCTGGACGATCCCTTCCAGCGCGGCCGCCGCGCTTGGATAGACTTTATTCATCTGTATGTCCCTTCCTCTATGGAAACCAGCGAAACCGGGTTCGCGCGCCGGCGTGGCTCGCGGGCCCGCCGCATC harbors:
- the rplT gene encoding 50S ribosomal protein L20, which encodes MPRVKRGVTARARHKKIINLAKGYRGRRNNVYRIAKQAVMRAGQYAYRDRRNKKRVFRALWITRINAAVRQHDMTYSVFINGLKKASIELDRKVLADMAVFDKAAFAAIVKQVKAAVAA
- the rpmI gene encoding 50S ribosomal protein L35, whose protein sequence is MPKMKTKKSAAKRFVVRPGGTVKRGQAFKRHILTKKTTKNKRHLRGATAVHDSDLNSVRAMLPFA
- the infC gene encoding translation initiation factor IF-3, producing the protein MATDKSSHRINGEITAPEVRLVGIENEPLGIVKLADAFRKSEELDVDLVEIAPQAVPPVCRLMDYGKFKYQESKKQHEAKLKQKVIQVKEVKFRPGTDDGDYNVKLRNLVRFLEEGDKTKITLRFRGREMAHQEIGMRMLERLRTDLEEVGQVEQMPKMEGRQMIMVLSPKKKK
- the thrS gene encoding threonine--tRNA ligase codes for the protein MVSIRLPDGSVRQYEHPVTVAEVAASIGPGLAKAALGGKLDGELVDTSAVIDRDASLAIVTDKDADGLDIIRHSTAHLLAYAVKELYPDAQVTIGPVIDNGFYYDFSYHRPFTPEDLEKIEKRMQEIAKKDEPVTRRVVSRDEAAGYFRSIGEKYKAEIIESIPQSDEIKLYSHGGFTDLCRGPHVPSTGKLKVFKLMKVAGAYWRGDSKNEQLQRIYGTAWTKKEDQDQYLHMLEEAEKRDHRKLGKQLDLFHMQEESPGMVFWHPKGWALWQQVEQYMRRRVNEAGYLEIKTPMIMDRSLWEASGHWQNYRENMFTTESEKRDYAIKPMNCPGHVQVFKHGLRSYRDLPLRYAEFGSCHRNEASGALHGLMRVRGFVQDDAHIFCTEDQFISESIAFNTLAMSVYKDFGFDHIDIKLSLRPDQRAGTDETWDRAEQGLRDALTACGLTWEELPGEGAFYGPKIEYHIKDALGRSWQCGTLQLDMVLPERLGAEYVAEDNSRRRPVMLHRAIVGSMERFLGILIEHHAGAMPVWLAPFQAIVLNIAESQAEYAQSLAQTLQKQGVRAAADLRNEKISYKIREHTLEKVPYLLVVGDKERDAQTVAVRARGGVDLGVMPVEAFVERLQEDLRSFK
- a CDS encoding RelA/SpoT family protein, coding for MTADTVSASSAASPSFDDVLAFVREHAGDARLSSGELLADHAAGTASIMGKLNVDPPAVQAAALFALTPHLNDPERELAARFGDEVARLVSDVRKLLRLGTVSLRVAQNAAPEAGRDAAAERRAQIEALRKMLLAFAQDIRVVLIRLASRLQSLRYYAAAKVAPPPDVARETLEIYAPLANRLGIWQLKWELEDLAFRFEDPVTYKRIAKLLDEKRVEREAYVAEAIGRLQRELAAAHIQAEVSGRPKHIYSIWRKMRGKELDFSELYDVRAFRVIVPDIKDCYTVLGIVHHLWQPVPKEFDDYISRPKPNGYKSLHTVVIGDDGRAFEVQIRTHEMHSFAEYGVAAHWRYKEAGARGYGGQFSASDKYDEKIAWLRQLLAWKDDVEDGGGAAGGKAWAQLRETTLDDDHIYVLTPQARVIALPQGATPVDFAYHLHSELGHRCRGARVDGAMVPLNTPLANGQTVEIVAVKEGGPSRDWLNAQLGYLKSPRARQKVRAWFNAIEHEENIAHGRALVEKTLQREGRTSVNLDNLAAKLGFKTPDELFSVVGKEEFSLRNVEQALSDAPPPEPAPEAPADFEKRSSGASVAHGASTGVLVVGVDALLTQLARCCRPAPPDPISGFVTRGKGMSIHRSDCATFRRMAERAPERVLQTTWSADVLGGRGASVYPVDLMIEATDRQGLLRDISEVFAREKLNVVGVKTQTRRNAAFMQFTVEISNSAQVQRACTLLGEVQGVVRAGRKA
- a CDS encoding RidA family protein; the encoded protein is MAVTRHHVGARLSEIAIHNGTVYLAGQIAEDTTQDIKGQTREVLGHIDRLLAEANSDKAHLLSVQIYISDLANFAGMNEEWDAWVAPGNTPPRATVEAKLADPALLVEIVVVAAQRS
- a CDS encoding alpha/beta fold hydrolase, coding for MPIISANPPVPRQRRVQCASAAGLHHVAYTEWGDPANPRVLVCVHGLTRSGRDFDRLAAALADTYRVVCPDVVGRGRSDWLADPRLYAIPQYVADMVTLIARLDVESVDWFGTSMGGLIGLALAGLPGSPVRRMIVNDVGPRIEPDSLTRIGEYLGVQPRFATEQEGIDYLTSLSLPFGALTGDEWREINAPLLRELPEGGWTIRYDPRIAEPFKATTPELAALGEAALWRAIETTDATLLVVRGAASDLLSRETVAEMTRRGRHVSHAEIAGVGHAPAFMSADQIALARGFFLEEGATAS
- a CDS encoding LysR family transcriptional regulator, with protein sequence MLIDDLPALETFARIVSAGSLSAAARELDLSLSVVSKRLAHLESRLGVRLLHRTTRQQTLTDEGAQFHAQVLRILAEIEQAEALMQDRRGTVSGLLRVTAPGELGRLRLAPLVAEFQRRHPQVTVQLMLTDSVVDLLAHEIDVAVRIGSLADSSMIARALAPNRRVLCAAPSYVATHGLPAHPADLRAHRCIVLGDQPRTEWRFDGANGSVAVDVTAALLTNDGGAARSFALEGAGIALKSIWDVDADFDAGTLVRVLPAFAAPAAPLHAVYPGGRHVPLRVRAFVEFLREQLRDAWQPGA
- a CDS encoding ester cyclase, which gives rise to MSALFPPAGRLTVRLLAAALVAAALPPTAAQADELVTPRDLTVAAGLPAAQASAQVLAARRYGTFWDTGDAALARAALAPDFTDRTLPAGRAQGLPGPLAASRTMRAAVPDLRCEIEQMIVAGDRVVVHLHFRGHFTGTFNGTAGHGQPVDFIATDIYRIADGRIADNWHIEDNLTLMRQLGLAN